The sequence GGGCATATTCAACTTAAAGCAGGGTTATCCCGATGCATCCATCATTAAGACTTTACTGATGGTAAAGCCCAAAGAATCATTTACAGACGAAGATTTGCTAAAGCTGGATCAGTATGTAATGAACGGAGGCAATATTATCTGGTTCATTGATAAACTACATGCAGAATTGGATAGCTTAAAAAGAACAGAAGGGCAGTATACGGCATTCGACAGAGGATTGGGACTAGATGAATTGTTATTTAAATACGGAGTAAGAATCAATGGAGACCTGGTACAGGATTTAAATTGCTCCAAGATACCCTTGGTGGTAGGCCGCAATCCGGATGGAAGTATCCGCATGCAAAGAATGCCCTGGCCATATTATCCATTGCTCTCTTCCAGAACACCGAATCCTATCTCGGCCAACTTAGACAGGGTATTACCCATATTCCCCTCGAGCATTGATACGGTAATGGCCAAAGGAATACAGAAAACCATTTTGCTATCAACCGATTCCAGTAGCAGAATCCTTCCTTCTCCGGCAGTGGTTTCACTCAATAGTGTGCAATCAGAAGAAGACCTGTATAGTTTTACCAAATCGTATATACCGGTTGCTGTGTTACTGGAAGGCAAATTCAATTCTTTGTTCAGTAACCGTTTGCCTAAAACGGTAATGGATTCTGTAAAACAATTTACCGGTAAATCCTTCCTGGCAAAAGCAAAAAAAGCCGGGAAGCAGATTGTGGTAGCAGATGGAGATATTGTAACCAATGAAGTCAGCCAAACCACAGGGCCTTTGCCCATGGGTATGATACAAATGGAAAACTATCGTTTTGCTAACAAGGCTTTCTTTTTGAATAGTGTAGATTATCTGTCTTCGGATAATTCATTGTTTGAAAGCCGAAACAAAACAGTAGTCCTGAGATTGCTGAACAAACAAAAATTACAGGAGCAAAAGACTTTATGGCAGGGGATTAACGTACTTTTACCCGTCATTGTAATTCTGCTGACCGGATTTATTTTCCAGTGGTGGAGAAAAAAGCAATACAGCATTTAATTAAAACGCATCATGAGCGCACATCAAATTGTTTATCTCGTATTCGGAATTGTACTAACCATTGCACTGGCATTTGACCTTGGATTGCTAAGTAAGAAAAATAAAACGATCTCTATCCGTCAAGCATTAAACCAAACCATGTTCTGGGTAGGGTTGGCTATTGCCTTTTTTGTTTTCTTATGGATAGAAGGTCCGGCTCTGGCATTGGAAAGTGCTGATGCAACCGGAGAAGTCAGCAGACACCAGTTGCCATTTGAATTTTTGAGTGCTTATTTGATGGAGTGGAGTTTAAGCATCGACAATATTTTTGTTTTCATTCTGATCTTTAATTCCTTTAATGTTAAGGAAGCGTATTACTCAAGAGTATTGTTGCTGGGAATATTGATGGCCATCATCTTCCGTGTATTATTTATCACATTGGGTGTGGCACTGGTAGCCAAGTTCTCATGGGTACTCTATATTTTCGGCGGATTTTTAATTTATACAGGGTATCATATGTTCAAAGCCAATGAAGATGAACAGTTTGATCCGCAAACATCCAAGATTTACAAGTTCTTAAAATCCTTCCTGCCCTTGGTGAACCACGATGGTGGTGGAAAATACATGATTCGTGAAAATGGTAAACCTGTATACACTACTTTATTTGTAGTAGTGGTATTGCTGGCAGCCATTGACCTGGTATTTGCACTGGACTCAATTCCTGCGGTGATGGGTATTTCCAAGGATCCTTTGATTATTTACACTTCCAATATTTTTGCTGTACTCGGATTGCGTTCTTTGTTCTTTCTATTGAGAGGAGCAGTAACCAAGTTTGATTATCTGCAGCAGGGTATTGCCATTGTACTGGTGTTCATTGGCATAAAAATGCTGGGGGAACA is a genomic window of Sediminibacterium sp. TEGAF015 containing:
- a CDS encoding TerC/Alx family metal homeostasis membrane protein; protein product: MSAHQIVYLVFGIVLTIALAFDLGLLSKKNKTISIRQALNQTMFWVGLAIAFFVFLWIEGPALALESADATGEVSRHQLPFEFLSAYLMEWSLSIDNIFVFILIFNSFNVKEAYYSRVLLLGILMAIIFRVLFITLGVALVAKFSWVLYIFGGFLIYTGYHMFKANEDEQFDPQTSKIYKFLKSFLPLVNHDGGGKYMIRENGKPVYTTLFVVVVLLAAIDLVFALDSIPAVMGISKDPLIIYTSNIFAVLGLRSLFFLLRGAVTKFDYLQQGIAIVLVFIGIKMLGEHYLSMWMSKTSQVALSLGVIVLCISGSIMYSIVLEKKGTPKDYIDDSVK